A section of the Ananas comosus cultivar F153 unplaced genomic scaffold, ASM154086v1, whole genome shotgun sequence genome encodes:
- the LOC109706027 gene encoding cysteine proteinase inhibitor 10-like, producing MKTSIHSSPRSAPLPLLLLLLAALLLLTAAVHAVDEPKVGGLTKIKHVGSNKEVQELGRFSVGEYNNRLRGRDANPLAFVKVVEAQQQVVEGMQYYLKIAVAAPDGSHKIYNAVVWDRPWLKSRQLMSFTPSTK from the coding sequence ATGAAAACCTCAATCCACTCCTCTCCTCGGTCGGCaccgctgccgctgctgctgctgcttctcgctgctcttcttcttctgacTGCAGCAGTTCACGCTGTGGACGAGCCGAAGGTGGGGGGGCTGACGAAGATAAAGCACGTGGGGTCGAACAAGGAGGTGCAGGAGCTCGGGCGGTTCTCCGTGGGGGAGTACAACAACCGCCTGCGCGGCCGCGACGCGAATCCGCTGGCGTTCGTGAAGGTGGTGGAGGCGCAGCAGCAGGTCGTCGAGGGCATGCAGTACTACCTCAAGATCGCCGTCGCCGCCCCCGACGGTTCCCACAAGATCTACAATGCCGTCGTCTGGGACAGGCCCTGGCTCAAATCTCGCCAGCTCATGTCCTTCACTCCCTCCactaagtaa